The Nocardia sp. NBC_01503 sequence TGCTCGACCTGCTGGAGCACCGGATCGGGTGCGCGACTGGTGAAGGTGTCACCGGGCAGTAGGAGCAGCGGTAACCGATTGGCATGTGCCACACCGGCCGCGGTCACCATGTTGAGCGCGCCGGGTCCGATGGACGAGGTGGCGATGCCGACCTGACGGCGATGGGTGGCCTTGGCCAATCCGACGGCGGCCAGGGCCATGCCCTGTTCGGTATGCCCGCGCCACACCGGAATCTCCTCGCGCCGCTCCTGCAGCGCGGTACCCAAGCCCAGTACATTGCCGTGCCCGAAGATGGCGAAAACGCTTGGGAACAGCGGCACTTCGGTGCCGTCGAGCAGTTCGGAGCGCTGGGCGACCAGCCAGGCCACCAGGGCTTGCGCGGTCGTGAGTCTCATACGCGGCGTCCTTCGTGCGAGGTGACCGGGCAGCGCGGGTCCGAAGGCTCATCGGCCCACCGCGATCGAACCCAGGCGTGCGCGGGATCGTCACAGAAGGCCATGGACCGCTCGGGGCCGGGACCGGCCAGAACATTGAGGTAGTACATGGGATAACCGGGGGCGGCTATGCACGGGCCGTGGTAGCCGTGCGGGACCAGGAAGACATCACCGTCGTGAACCGCCACGTTCTCGTCGAGCGAGCCGTCTGCGGTGTAGGTGCGGTGCATGCCGAAACCCGTTGCGGACGGGGTGATTCCGTCGCGATCGGCAATGCGGAAGTAGTAGATCTCCTCATTGACGACCTCGCAGTCGCTCGCCTCGTCATGCTTGTGCGGCGGGTAGGAGGACCAGTTGCCGTCGGGGGTGATGAGTTCGCAGGCATTGAGTTTGTCCGCGTGCTCCCAAACTCCGGGGACGCCGAAGCCG is a genomic window containing:
- the iolB gene encoding 5-deoxy-glucuronate isomerase, which translates into the protein MSKLHRPAGSLGAGDDPVLLTPDDAGWTYTGLRVLRLAPGESRTVHTGEFEAFVLPLAGSCTVRVDGLTFELRGRETVFTRVTDFAYIPRDAEVELATVHGLEVALPMARCTRRLEPKYGPAEQVPVEVRGAGRATRQVTGFGVPGVWEHADKLNACELITPDGNWSSYPPHKHDEASDCEVVNEEIYYFRIADRDGITPSATGFGMHRTYTADGSLDENVAVHDGDVFLVPHGYHGPCIAAPGYPMYYLNVLAGPGPERSMAFCDDPAHAWVRSRWADEPSDPRCPVTSHEGRRV